The Leclercia sp. S52 genome has a segment encoding these proteins:
- a CDS encoding YcxB family protein: MFSIALLVLFGVALALFKLYDVMMNNVMQKQQRVEQEDQEILQKVKLNRFFVETITPNASGKIYWKNVKDSYRENGFIFIHMKNDNCVVIPERVFASASEAAEVFDFITMQIAQNK; encoded by the coding sequence ATGTTCAGTATCGCTCTGCTGGTGCTGTTTGGCGTCGCGCTGGCGCTGTTTAAATTGTATGACGTGATGATGAATAACGTTATGCAGAAGCAGCAACGGGTTGAACAGGAAGACCAGGAGATCTTACAAAAAGTTAAATTAAACCGATTCTTTGTTGAAACTATTACCCCTAACGCCAGCGGCAAGATCTACTGGAAAAATGTTAAGGACAGCTACAGGGAAAATGGGTTTATTTTTATCCATATGAAGAATGATAATTGTGTAGTAATTCCTGAACGGGTTTTTGCTTCTGCCAGCGAAGCCGCAGAGGTTTTTGACTTTATCACCATGCAGATAGCGCAAAATAAATAA
- a CDS encoding PAS domain-containing protein translates to MKSEYADQIELISGPLEAAMEALAGTLSANQEVVLHNLTTPDCSIVKIINGHVSGRSKGDHLLSGPEKDKGFALLLNKNESSKSMTVKDYKTVTASGKILNSASTIYYSDEGHPLMAFCMNVDTSPYEQIRKSLDIMMATAPVDSDAADLNLGGLVEQSIQEIIEKHTVSGKKIQKTQRLKIVAEMREKGIFKMRGGVQHAAQALGVTRYTVYNDLEVMSEK, encoded by the coding sequence ATGAAATCAGAATATGCAGACCAAATTGAGCTGATTTCCGGGCCACTTGAAGCGGCCATGGAGGCGCTGGCGGGCACGCTGTCCGCCAATCAGGAGGTGGTTTTACACAATCTCACCACCCCCGACTGCTCGATTGTCAAAATCATTAACGGGCACGTCAGCGGCAGAAGTAAAGGCGACCACTTATTGTCGGGCCCGGAAAAAGATAAGGGCTTTGCCCTGTTGCTCAATAAAAATGAGAGCAGCAAGTCCATGACGGTAAAGGATTATAAAACCGTTACCGCCTCGGGGAAGATCCTGAACAGTGCCTCCACGATTTACTACAGTGATGAGGGTCATCCGCTGATGGCTTTCTGTATGAACGTGGATACCTCGCCGTATGAGCAGATTCGCAAAAGTCTCGACATCATGATGGCAACCGCCCCCGTCGATTCTGATGCCGCCGATCTCAATCTGGGTGGGCTGGTTGAGCAATCAATTCAGGAAATCATCGAAAAACACACCGTTTCTGGAAAGAAAATTCAGAAAACGCAACGTCTTAAAATCGTCGCAGAGATGCGCGAGAAAGGGATTTTCAAAATGAGGGGCGGCGTGCAGCATGCGGCCCAGGCCCTGGGTGTGACCCGTTACACGGTTTATAACGATCTTGAGGTGATGAGTGAAAAATAG
- a CDS encoding PhzF family phenazine biosynthesis isomerase: MKNSYPQRIPFYQVDAFSQGPFTGNPAAVCLLDTWPEDAVLQHIARENNLSETAFVVKQGDDFALRWFTPAVEVDLCGHATLAAASVLLRHEETGKQVRFFTRSGELTVTAEDGKFTMDFPLVIPRRIAAPDGLLSALGITGGACEFWQASDLIVVMEDDAQLDGLTPDFAALAKFNTRGVVVTAPSRQFDFRSRWFGPQVGVNEDPVTGSAHTFLAPLWSDRLAKKTLHAQQGGSRKGELLCHINANGRVELTGEACLVIEGGLYYLNLYKYKTHFLTQRKQNKQINFCLALHYPKQRNVLLTTGDNLMTLTKCVAALIAAVAIEIVATTLLSLSNGFKIPSVGIMAIMGYGVSYYCLSLALKRIHMGVAYAIWSAVGILSITFIQTRYFDFMLAQDAWIGVCMVIAGTLILNLAIKQTK; this comes from the coding sequence GTGAAAAATAGCTATCCGCAACGCATTCCTTTTTATCAGGTTGATGCTTTTTCTCAGGGGCCGTTTACGGGTAATCCGGCGGCGGTTTGTCTGCTGGACACCTGGCCAGAGGATGCAGTGTTACAGCACATCGCCAGAGAAAATAACCTCTCTGAAACGGCCTTTGTCGTTAAGCAGGGTGACGATTTCGCCCTTCGCTGGTTTACCCCCGCCGTCGAAGTCGACCTTTGCGGGCATGCGACGCTCGCCGCCGCCAGCGTCCTGTTGCGCCACGAGGAGACGGGCAAGCAAGTCCGCTTTTTCACCCGCAGCGGCGAATTGACCGTCACCGCTGAGGACGGAAAATTCACCATGGACTTTCCCCTCGTCATCCCCCGCAGGATTGCCGCCCCCGATGGGCTGTTGTCAGCGCTTGGCATCACCGGGGGAGCATGCGAATTCTGGCAGGCCTCCGATCTGATCGTCGTGATGGAGGATGACGCGCAGCTCGACGGCTTAACGCCGGATTTCGCCGCGCTGGCGAAATTCAACACCCGCGGCGTGGTGGTGACCGCCCCTTCGCGTCAGTTCGATTTTCGCTCCCGCTGGTTTGGCCCGCAGGTGGGCGTCAATGAAGATCCGGTGACCGGCTCGGCGCATACCTTTCTGGCCCCGCTGTGGAGCGACAGGCTGGCGAAAAAGACCCTCCACGCGCAACAGGGCGGCAGCCGTAAAGGGGAACTGCTCTGCCATATTAACGCTAACGGCCGCGTCGAGCTGACGGGCGAGGCCTGTCTGGTGATTGAGGGGGGTCTTTATTATTTAAATCTCTACAAATATAAAACTCATTTCTTAACACAGCGAAAACAAAATAAGCAGATTAACTTCTGCCTGGCACTCCATTATCCAAAACAAAGAAATGTATTATTGACCACCGGGGATAATTTAATGACGTTAACTAAATGCGTTGCTGCGCTTATTGCAGCCGTCGCCATTGAAATTGTGGCGACAACCTTATTATCGCTCTCCAACGGCTTTAAAATTCCCTCTGTGGGAATAATGGCCATTATGGGCTATGGCGTAAGTTATTACTGTTTATCTCTCGCCCTGAAAAGGATCCATATGGGCGTGGCATATGCTATCTGGTCTGCGGTCGGGATCCTGAGCATTACCTTTATCCAGACCCGCTATTTTGACTTTATGCTGGCGCAGGACGCCTGGATAGGGGTGTGTATGGTTATTGCTGGCACATTGATTCTCAATCTCGCCATCAAACAAACTAAATAA
- a CDS encoding helix-turn-helix transcriptional regulator, translating into MTTQQQFSFDTRPLVPFAHDYTHGETEPWHSHTCAQLLHTLSGVVRVETAQGFWIVPPGRGVWLPAGTQHRLLITGNVAARTLFIDPFARADLPSVCQVVQISTLLRELIVASLQLPENYAAGSRAERIYELILDEIRGISVLPFNLPEPQAPALLGLCRQIQAEPGIRWTTALAASQLNISERTLLRHFRQQTGLAFSEWLRRARLMEALNRLAQGQSVLRVALDLGYESHSAFSAMFRRTLGVAPSDYFQPASLSGSALSKA; encoded by the coding sequence ATGACCACCCAACAGCAGTTCAGCTTTGACACGCGCCCGCTGGTGCCCTTTGCCCATGATTACACCCATGGCGAAACGGAGCCCTGGCACAGCCACACCTGTGCCCAGCTTCTGCATACCCTGAGCGGAGTGGTGCGCGTGGAGACCGCGCAGGGATTCTGGATTGTACCGCCGGGGCGGGGCGTCTGGCTGCCTGCCGGGACGCAGCACCGCCTGCTGATCACCGGTAACGTGGCGGCCCGGACGCTGTTTATCGATCCCTTTGCCCGGGCGGATTTGCCGTCGGTTTGCCAGGTGGTGCAGATTTCTACCCTGCTGCGCGAGCTGATCGTCGCCTCGCTGCAGCTGCCGGAAAACTATGCGGCGGGTAGCCGGGCGGAACGCATTTATGAGCTGATCCTCGATGAAATCCGTGGGATAAGCGTGCTGCCGTTCAACCTTCCGGAGCCTCAGGCACCTGCGCTGCTGGGGCTGTGTCGCCAGATCCAGGCCGAGCCAGGCATCCGCTGGACCACGGCGCTGGCCGCCAGCCAGTTAAACATCAGCGAGCGCACCCTGCTGCGGCATTTTCGCCAGCAGACCGGGCTGGCATTCAGCGAATGGCTGCGCCGGGCGCGGCTGATGGAGGCGTTGAACCGCCTGGCCCAGGGGCAGTCGGTGCTTCGGGTGGCGCTGGACCTCGGCTATGAGAGTCACAGCGCCTTCAGCGCCATGTTCCGCCGCACCCTCGGCGTGGCCCCGAGCGACTACTTCCAGCCCGCGTCACTCTCCGGCAGCGCGTTAAGCAAGGCCTGA
- a CDS encoding LysR substrate-binding domain-containing protein: MNKLPPTLDLDALRTFVTGMECGSFAQAAIRLCRSTSAVSAQLKKLEQQCGAELVMKKGRGLALTRDGEIVMGYARRMLTLNDEMQRALKGEQLQEEIRIGMQEDFGESLMPGILGEFKRHHPGVRIIARVDRNRALLTAFDDNALDMVLLWQNPREQRQGRTIGQSQMAWIQHPDLDISALLAGGEPLPLVMFEHPCLMRSHAIDCLNRAGIPWRVVFVSHSLSGIWAAVQAGLGITLRTRIGMPGNLRVAGNVLPTPGSLGISLEQKDGAKAQTMLEQLMEAALLRVT, from the coding sequence ATGAACAAGCTTCCCCCGACGCTCGACCTCGACGCTCTGCGCACTTTTGTCACCGGCATGGAGTGCGGCAGCTTTGCTCAGGCCGCCATCCGGCTTTGCCGCTCCACCTCGGCGGTGAGCGCCCAGCTGAAAAAGCTGGAACAGCAGTGCGGAGCTGAACTGGTGATGAAGAAGGGTCGCGGCCTGGCGCTGACCCGGGATGGCGAGATCGTCATGGGCTATGCCCGCCGGATGCTGACGCTGAATGATGAGATGCAGCGCGCCCTGAAAGGCGAGCAGCTGCAGGAGGAGATCCGCATCGGCATGCAGGAGGATTTTGGCGAGTCGCTGATGCCGGGCATTCTGGGAGAATTCAAACGCCACCATCCCGGCGTGCGGATCATTGCCCGGGTGGATCGCAACCGGGCTTTGCTCACCGCCTTTGATGATAACGCCCTCGATATGGTGCTGCTGTGGCAGAACCCGCGCGAACAGCGACAGGGCCGGACAATCGGCCAGAGCCAGATGGCGTGGATCCAGCACCCTGATCTGGACATCAGCGCCCTGCTGGCCGGGGGCGAGCCCCTGCCGCTGGTGATGTTTGAACACCCCTGCCTGATGCGATCCCATGCCATCGACTGTCTGAACCGGGCGGGCATCCCCTGGCGGGTAGTGTTTGTCAGCCACAGCCTGAGCGGGATCTGGGCGGCGGTGCAGGCGGGGCTTGGTATCACGCTGCGCACCCGTATCGGGATGCCAGGCAACCTGCGGGTGGCGGGAAATGTTCTGCCCACGCCGGGGAGCCTCGGGATCTCGCTGGAACAAAAGGACGGGGCCAAAGCCCAGACGATGCTGGAGCAGCTGATGGAGGCGGCACTGCTCAGGGTGACCTGA